The Pseudodesulfovibrio sp. zrk46 genome contains a region encoding:
- the plsY gene encoding glycerol-3-phosphate 1-O-acyltransferase PlsY has translation MEIILWSLIAYILGSIPFGLVIAKTLCNIDPREDGSRNTGATNIARLCGLPYGIATLVLDVSKGFFPVLVASQWVESGLGLSIIAMAAIFGHAFSCFMNLKGGKAVATTVGAFIALSPWGGILSAASCLAVVALSGHVSMGSLTFALALPVFMLLTGNIAFIPAAVIVMLLLFKRHKENIYRLASGEENPWLKDKA, from the coding sequence ATGGAAATTATTCTTTGGTCCCTTATCGCATATATTCTCGGCTCCATTCCCTTCGGTTTGGTCATTGCCAAGACCCTCTGCAATATCGATCCTCGTGAGGACGGCAGCCGCAACACCGGCGCCACTAATATCGCGCGCCTCTGTGGTCTGCCTTATGGTATCGCCACTCTAGTCCTCGATGTATCCAAAGGCTTCTTCCCGGTTCTGGTCGCATCTCAGTGGGTTGAATCCGGCCTTGGGCTGAGCATCATAGCCATGGCTGCTATCTTCGGCCACGCTTTCTCCTGTTTCATGAATCTCAAGGGCGGCAAGGCCGTAGCAACTACGGTTGGCGCCTTCATCGCCTTATCTCCTTGGGGCGGCATTCTCTCAGCAGCCTCTTGCCTTGCTGTAGTCGCACTTTCCGGCCACGTATCCATGGGCTCTCTGACCTTTGCCCTGGCACTGCCCGTCTTCATGCTGCTCACTGGCAACATTGCCTTCATCCCGGCAGCTGTCATCGTCATGCTGCTCCTGTTCAAACGCCACAAGGAAAACATTTACCGCCTCGCCAGTGGTGAAGAAAACCCCTGGCTGAAAGACAAGGCGTAG
- a CDS encoding cation diffusion facilitator family transporter → MLQDSPQRYAIYSLIASILTLVMKFSAWAMTGSVGLLSDATESIVNVTAALMALTVITIATRPADDDHAYGHGKAEYFSSGIEGVLIIVAACAIGYASIDRFFDPQPLGNLGIGLGLALLSSVVNFVTARIMLRAAKRFDSITLEADAKHLLTDVWTSVGLVASLGILLFMPEWQILDPIIACIMAVNIIFTGVSLLKRSIGGLMDDALPDNELAQIAEAIHKHQGPDATYHELRTRKSGPMRFIDFHLLVPGKVSVREAHDLCCLIEKEIETALERAEVTIHVEPIECDSSYEGDDKEDCDEC, encoded by the coding sequence ATGTTACAGGATTCTCCACAGCGCTACGCCATATATTCTCTTATCGCCTCGATCCTTACTCTCGTCATGAAATTCAGTGCATGGGCCATGACCGGATCAGTAGGTCTGCTTTCTGATGCCACAGAATCCATCGTCAACGTCACCGCAGCGCTCATGGCCCTGACCGTCATCACCATCGCGACCCGTCCGGCAGATGATGACCATGCATACGGACACGGGAAGGCTGAATACTTCTCCAGTGGAATTGAAGGTGTACTGATTATCGTGGCAGCCTGCGCAATTGGCTATGCCTCCATAGACCGTTTCTTTGATCCGCAACCGCTTGGCAATCTGGGTATTGGCCTCGGGCTGGCGTTGCTTTCGTCGGTGGTCAACTTCGTCACAGCACGCATCATGCTCCGTGCTGCGAAACGCTTCGACTCCATCACACTCGAAGCCGACGCCAAACATCTGCTCACCGATGTCTGGACTTCTGTAGGCCTGGTGGCAAGCCTTGGTATTCTGCTGTTCATGCCTGAATGGCAAATTCTGGACCCAATCATCGCCTGCATCATGGCAGTAAATATTATTTTTACGGGCGTAAGCCTGTTAAAGCGGTCCATTGGCGGTCTCATGGACGACGCCCTTCCAGATAATGAATTGGCACAAATCGCCGAAGCCATACATAAACATCAAGGGCCGGATGCGACCTATCACGAATTACGCACACGCAAGTCCGGTCCTATGCGCTTCATCGACTTCCACCTGCTCGTCCCCGGAAAGGTGTCGGTCCGCGAAGCACACGACCTCTGCTGTTTAATTGAAAAGGAAATAGAAACGGCCCTTGAACGCGCCGAAGTTACCATTCATGTAGAGCCGATCGAATGCGACTCCTCATATGAAGGAGATGATAAGGAAGACTGTGATGAGTGTTAA
- the nhaB gene encoding sodium/proton antiporter NhaB has translation MAQTLTQAFGKNFLGNAPSWYKMAILAFLVLNPILVYTVGPFIAGWVLIGEFIFTLAMALKCYPLPAGGLLAIEAVFLGLTSPATVYHEAHNNFPVILLLIFMVAGIHFMKDFLQFTFTRILTRVHSKIAISLMFSFAGAFLSAFLDALTVTAVIIAVAYGFYNVYHRFASGKTMKCTHDLCIDEGVKDKDRSDLQEFRAFLRNLMMHGAVGTALGGVCTIVGEPQNLLIGQEMGWHFMDFFLEVAHVSMPVLATGLVTCIVVEKFKLFGYGALMPGNIRSHLLETAIEMEKKQGIKGKAKLIMQALIGVWLIVALAFHLAEVGIIGLSVIVLLTALNGIIDEHQFGEAFEEALPFTALLVVFFCIVGVIHDQHLFKPVMNMVLSLEGQTQLAAYYIANGVLSMISDNVFVATVYISETKMHFIKVLASIPGVEDANALMDKLTDAHLYRADTIATLPAAIQEPVTKTMHHFDQLAVAINTGTNIPSVATPNGQAAFLFLLTSALAPVIRLSYGRMVVLALPYTITMSIMGLIATYYF, from the coding sequence GCTGGGTCCTGATTGGCGAATTCATCTTCACACTTGCAATGGCGCTGAAATGCTACCCGCTTCCTGCCGGTGGTTTGCTTGCAATCGAGGCCGTCTTTCTCGGCCTGACCAGCCCGGCAACTGTGTATCATGAAGCCCATAACAACTTCCCAGTAATCTTACTGCTGATCTTCATGGTGGCTGGTATCCACTTCATGAAGGACTTCCTGCAGTTTACCTTCACTCGCATCCTGACCCGCGTACACTCCAAAATCGCAATCTCGTTGATGTTCAGCTTTGCTGGCGCATTCCTGTCCGCATTCCTGGATGCACTTACTGTTACCGCCGTCATCATCGCGGTGGCCTACGGTTTCTACAACGTTTACCACCGTTTTGCCTCCGGCAAGACCATGAAATGCACTCACGACCTGTGCATTGACGAAGGCGTCAAGGACAAGGATCGCAGTGACCTTCAGGAATTCCGTGCTTTCCTGCGCAACCTGATGATGCACGGTGCTGTCGGTACCGCCCTGGGTGGTGTCTGCACCATCGTCGGTGAGCCGCAGAACCTGCTCATCGGTCAGGAAATGGGTTGGCACTTCATGGACTTCTTCCTCGAAGTCGCCCATGTCTCCATGCCTGTCCTTGCTACCGGTTTGGTGACCTGTATCGTAGTCGAAAAGTTCAAGCTCTTCGGTTACGGCGCTCTCATGCCTGGTAACATTCGTTCCCACTTGCTGGAAACCGCCATCGAGATGGAAAAGAAGCAGGGCATCAAGGGTAAGGCCAAGCTCATCATGCAGGCTCTTATCGGCGTATGGCTCATCGTGGCTCTGGCATTCCACTTGGCTGAAGTCGGTATCATCGGTCTCTCGGTCATCGTCCTGCTGACGGCCCTCAACGGCATCATCGACGAACACCAGTTCGGCGAGGCTTTTGAAGAGGCACTGCCCTTCACCGCCTTGTTGGTGGTCTTCTTCTGCATCGTCGGCGTCATCCACGACCAGCACCTGTTCAAGCCGGTCATGAACATGGTTCTGAGCCTTGAAGGCCAGACCCAGCTCGCGGCTTACTACATCGCCAACGGCGTGCTTTCCATGATCTCGGACAACGTGTTCGTGGCAACGGTCTACATCTCGGAAACCAAGATGCACTTCATCAAGGTTCTGGCATCCATTCCCGGCGTGGAAGATGCCAATGCCCTGATGGACAAGCTGACCGACGCTCACCTGTACCGTGCAGACACCATCGCGACTCTGCCCGCAGCTATCCAAGAGCCGGTCACCAAGACCATGCATCACTTCGACCAGCTGGCAGTCGCCATCAACACGGGTACCAACATCCCGTCCGTGGCAACTCCTAACGGTCAGGCTGCATTCCTGTTCCTGCTCACCTCGGCGCTGGCTCCGGTCATCCGCCTCTCCTACGGTCGCATGGTTGTGTTGGCTCTGCCCTACACCATCACCATGTCGATCATGGGCTTGATTGCTACCTACTACTTCTAG
- the hflX gene encoding GTPase HflX, producing the protein MKPNQIKRLSRLYQRQFPMDGNYTNEQARELAELSADTGRQLGLIIDRQGKVQMVLVGDNRAIYIPELSRARMSSGRLRGLRLLHTHLNEEILSQEDLMDMVFLRLDSVTVLNVSEGFPKTAQTAHLLPPNPEEKSYEIMEQVRWDRMDVDLGQIVEALEDEFSRQMDGVGRESDENRVLLVSVDDTPKPVQELSLEELAELADTAGLIAAGTMIQRVRKLNPKYIMGKGKLAELEVKALQANASVIIFDQELSPTQIRNLAKVTERKILDRTQLILDIFAQHATSASGKLQVEMAQLKYTLPRLVGKNRAMSRLMGGIGGRGPGETKLEIDRRRANDRLTRLKKELKQVRKRRTQTRERRAKAGLPIVSLVGYTNAGKSTMLNTLTQSKVIAEDKLFATLDPTSRRIRFPQEREVVLTDTVGFIRRLPPDLKEAFRATLEELESADLLVQVCDASHPEVEEQVEAVRVILAEMDLDDIPSILVLNKWDKLDEEGRDAMRNIYPEGIPAVAVKRSTLEPVVESILSKVDW; encoded by the coding sequence TTGAAACCCAATCAGATCAAGCGACTGTCCCGTCTGTACCAACGTCAATTCCCCATGGATGGGAACTATACGAATGAGCAGGCTCGAGAATTGGCTGAACTGTCCGCTGATACCGGACGGCAGTTGGGTTTGATCATTGATAGACAGGGCAAGGTTCAAATGGTGCTGGTGGGCGATAACCGGGCTATTTACATTCCTGAATTGTCTCGCGCCCGTATGAGTTCGGGACGTCTTCGCGGGCTGCGCTTGCTGCATACTCATCTGAATGAGGAAATACTCTCTCAGGAAGACCTCATGGATATGGTCTTTCTGCGACTTGATTCCGTCACGGTCCTGAATGTTTCGGAAGGGTTTCCTAAAACTGCTCAGACCGCTCATTTGCTGCCTCCCAATCCTGAAGAAAAGAGCTACGAGATCATGGAGCAGGTCCGTTGGGACCGCATGGATGTCGACCTAGGTCAGATTGTTGAGGCGTTGGAAGACGAGTTTAGCCGTCAGATGGATGGAGTTGGGCGTGAATCCGACGAAAATCGTGTGCTGCTGGTCAGTGTAGATGATACACCAAAGCCGGTGCAGGAGTTGTCCCTCGAAGAGTTGGCCGAACTGGCTGATACTGCAGGCCTAATAGCCGCTGGCACAATGATTCAGCGTGTCCGCAAGCTCAACCCCAAGTACATCATGGGTAAGGGTAAGCTGGCTGAACTGGAGGTTAAGGCATTGCAGGCCAATGCCTCGGTCATCATCTTCGATCAGGAGTTGTCTCCTACGCAGATTCGTAACCTCGCCAAGGTCACGGAACGTAAGATTCTGGATCGAACCCAGCTTATTCTCGATATTTTTGCACAGCACGCCACCTCTGCCTCAGGTAAACTTCAGGTTGAAATGGCGCAGCTCAAGTACACCTTGCCGCGTCTGGTTGGTAAAAACCGCGCAATGTCGCGTTTGATGGGTGGTATTGGTGGCCGTGGTCCCGGTGAAACCAAGCTGGAAATTGATCGTCGTCGTGCTAATGACAGATTAACTCGTCTCAAAAAAGAGTTGAAGCAGGTTCGCAAACGTCGCACACAGACTCGTGAGCGGCGTGCCAAGGCCGGATTGCCCATCGTATCACTGGTGGGCTACACCAATGCTGGTAAGTCCACCATGCTCAATACTCTTACTCAGTCCAAAGTCATAGCCGAAGATAAGCTCTTTGCAACTTTGGACCCCACCAGTCGCCGCATTCGATTCCCTCAGGAGCGCGAGGTGGTTCTGACGGATACCGTCGGATTCATTCGCCGTTTGCCGCCGGATTTGAAGGAAGCCTTCCGTGCCACCTTGGAGGAGTTGGAGTCCGCTGATCTGTTGGTTCAGGTCTGCGATGCTTCACATCCGGAAGTAGAAGAGCAGGTGGAAGCTGTCCGGGTTATCCTCGCTGAGATGGATTTGGATGATATTCCGAGCATCCTCGTTTTGAATAAGTGGGACAAGCTTGATGAAGAGGGGCGTGATGCCATGCGGAATATCTACCCTGAGGGTATTCCTGCTGTTGCCGTGAAGCGCAGCACTCTTGAGCCTGTGGTGGAATCCATTTTGAGCAAGGTTGACTGGTAA
- a CDS encoding IMP cyclohydrolase → MDLLPVKKAILSVTDKSGLAEFGKFLVDQGAELVSTGGTKKMLSEAGLPVTSVSDITDFPEILGGRVKTLHPNIHGGILADKDDAGHMETLREFGIEPFDLICVNLYNFADAVAKGLNLREAVEQIDIGGPTMLRATAKNFHSICVVPDPKYYPVVQKEIEENGGISLEFRKEMAALTFKLVSEYDAMITKYLSENDA, encoded by the coding sequence ATGGATCTTCTGCCCGTAAAAAAAGCTATATTGTCTGTTACCGATAAATCCGGTCTGGCCGAGTTCGGCAAGTTCCTGGTTGATCAGGGTGCCGAGCTGGTTTCTACCGGTGGTACCAAGAAGATGCTGTCCGAGGCCGGTCTTCCCGTGACCTCTGTCAGCGACATTACAGATTTCCCAGAAATCCTTGGTGGCCGCGTCAAGACGCTGCATCCGAACATTCATGGCGGTATCTTGGCCGACAAGGATGACGCTGGTCACATGGAGACCCTGCGTGAGTTCGGCATCGAGCCTTTCGATCTGATCTGTGTGAATCTTTACAACTTCGCCGATGCTGTGGCCAAGGGCCTCAATCTCAGGGAAGCGGTTGAGCAGATCGACATTGGTGGACCTACCATGCTGCGTGCTACTGCCAAAAACTTCCATTCCATTTGTGTTGTTCCTGATCCCAAGTACTACCCGGTAGTGCAGAAGGAGATCGAGGAAAACGGTGGTATTTCTCTTGAATTCCGTAAAGAAATGGCGGCCTTGACCTTTAAGTTGGTCAGTGAATACGACGCCATGATTACCAAGTATCTGTCCGAGAATGACGCATAG